From the genome of Sphingobacterium kitahiroshimense, one region includes:
- a CDS encoding 2-hydroxyacid dehydrogenase: MTIKKNVLLLETIAEEALVMLQDQVNVLTGYDSISLQKAIDKYTINAIITRGKGQINKALLDACPALQAVARCGVGLDNIDVHEATARNISIIHAPASNASTIAEHTLALMLMLTRNLYESIQQVKNNNWNWRNQYNGDELHGKTLGIIGLGNIGQRVAKLADAFGMKVIYSSRSTKDVPYRQVTQTELLQQADIVSLHLPYTTVIGTLLGAQELNLMKPTALLINTARGALIDHEALVKALNTNSLAGFAADVLPEEPPKHPDALVDHRHTLITPHSGSLTATTYRHMCVYTITNVLALLRDEKTESRSVYNLSALQKQA; the protein is encoded by the coding sequence ATGACAATCAAAAAAAACGTTTTATTACTGGAAACTATAGCTGAAGAAGCCTTAGTCATGCTGCAAGATCAAGTTAACGTACTGACAGGCTACGACAGTATTTCATTGCAGAAAGCAATTGACAAATACACCATAAACGCCATCATTACCCGTGGAAAGGGTCAGATCAACAAGGCACTATTGGATGCTTGTCCCGCCCTACAGGCGGTCGCCCGATGTGGCGTAGGACTTGATAATATTGATGTACATGAAGCAACTGCTCGCAATATCAGCATCATACATGCTCCTGCATCCAATGCTTCAACAATTGCAGAACATACTCTAGCCCTCATGCTTATGCTCACACGCAACCTGTACGAATCCATTCAGCAGGTAAAAAATAACAACTGGAACTGGCGTAACCAATATAACGGAGATGAGCTCCATGGAAAGACCCTTGGTATTATCGGTCTGGGCAATATAGGTCAACGTGTGGCTAAACTAGCTGATGCATTTGGTATGAAGGTCATATATTCAAGCCGATCTACCAAAGATGTTCCTTATCGACAGGTTACACAAACAGAACTCCTGCAACAGGCCGATATTGTCAGTCTCCATCTCCCCTATACTACTGTTATCGGAACCTTATTGGGTGCGCAGGAGCTCAATCTGATGAAACCTACGGCTTTACTCATTAACACAGCCCGAGGAGCATTGATCGATCATGAAGCACTTGTAAAGGCACTAAATACAAACAGCCTTGCAGGTTTTGCTGCCGATGTATTACCAGAAGAACCTCCAAAGCATCCGGACGCACTTGTCGATCATCGACATACACTCATTACTCCGCACTCCGGTAGCCTTACTGCTACGACCTATAGACACATGTGCGTCTATACCATCACCAATGTACTGGCGCTTTTACGGGACGAAAAAACAGAAAGTAGAAGTGTCTATAATTTGAGTGCCCTACAGAAGCAAGCTTAA
- a CDS encoding VOC family protein: MARAIKINHVTLIVDNLEKAAAFYQNELGLEPLAAFRFDYPVMFFKFNDEQQLHLSEWEDTPSFRGHICVQVDDFNKIFFRMKELQLIDITPWGKVRKLPDGAMQLFLRDPAGNLVEISSAPGSEIDPLILEDDLYEEGIYISNRNDFRGYKSDEATLYHK; the protein is encoded by the coding sequence ATGGCACGGGCAATCAAAATCAACCACGTTACACTTATCGTAGATAATCTTGAAAAGGCAGCAGCATTTTATCAAAACGAACTGGGTCTGGAACCCCTTGCTGCCTTTAGATTTGATTACCCTGTGATGTTTTTTAAATTTAATGATGAGCAACAGCTTCATCTCTCGGAATGGGAAGATACGCCTTCATTTCGCGGACATATTTGCGTTCAAGTAGATGATTTTAACAAGATTTTTTTTCGCATGAAAGAACTCCAGCTGATCGATATTACACCCTGGGGGAAAGTAAGAAAATTACCAGATGGTGCCATGCAGCTTTTTCTACGTGACCCAGCAGGCAATCTCGTCGAAATATCATCAGCACCGGGCAGTGAAATTGATCCACTTATTCTAGAAGACGATCTCTATGAAGAAGGTATCTATATTTCCAATAGAAATGATTTCAGGGGATACAAATCTGATGAAGCTACCTTATATCATAAATAA
- a CDS encoding mandelate racemase/muconate lactonizing enzyme family protein, with the protein MKITNIEAFWLGCPIPKEKQHFSDYGLLTNFDMTLVVVTTEDGLQGFGEAKAAVGSSGVCASIVSCIENELKPILIGKNAKNINRLWEEMYNGTRDHYALTRGRRFPILGRRGLTIAAMSGIDTALWDLKGKALGVPVMDLLGGACREQMPAYASGGWASVDHIGEQLNSYVAKGFNAVKMRVGIMDQTVQNSIDRVKAARKALGPHIKLMTDAHGTFSVPEAKQFCRGVEDCNLYWFEEPINPDNRHGTAEVRASTTIPIAAGESEFTSFDIRDLLEVRALDVIQPDAAIIGGISETMRVGHLASVHQLELAPHCWGSAFSFMAGLHVAFASQAATIIEFSLGGNPMMYDLVHEQITVTDGVIAAPVAPGLGLTPNWNFINEFKQKI; encoded by the coding sequence ATGAAGATAACAAACATAGAAGCATTCTGGCTGGGATGTCCTATACCAAAAGAAAAACAGCATTTTTCAGATTACGGTCTGCTAACCAATTTCGACATGACACTCGTGGTCGTTACCACTGAAGATGGTCTTCAAGGTTTCGGAGAGGCAAAAGCAGCTGTCGGATCATCTGGAGTATGCGCATCCATAGTAAGCTGCATTGAAAATGAATTAAAACCCATTTTAATTGGTAAAAATGCAAAAAATATAAACCGTCTTTGGGAGGAGATGTACAATGGCACACGCGATCATTATGCACTCACAAGAGGTCGAAGATTCCCTATCCTTGGTCGAAGAGGATTAACTATAGCCGCAATGAGCGGTATCGACACCGCTCTGTGGGATTTAAAAGGTAAAGCTTTGGGAGTACCTGTTATGGACCTTCTTGGCGGAGCCTGTCGCGAACAAATGCCTGCGTACGCCAGTGGTGGCTGGGCTTCCGTTGATCATATAGGCGAGCAGCTCAATAGTTATGTTGCTAAAGGATTTAATGCCGTAAAAATGCGTGTCGGTATCATGGATCAAACTGTCCAAAACAGTATTGACCGTGTCAAAGCCGCAAGAAAAGCACTCGGTCCTCACATTAAACTCATGACAGATGCACACGGTACCTTTAGTGTACCTGAAGCAAAACAGTTCTGTCGAGGAGTAGAAGATTGTAATCTGTACTGGTTTGAAGAACCCATTAATCCTGACAATAGACACGGTACAGCAGAAGTCCGAGCTTCCACTACAATTCCCATAGCTGCAGGAGAAAGTGAATTTACAAGCTTTGACATCCGCGATTTACTTGAAGTCAGAGCGCTAGATGTCATACAGCCCGATGCAGCGATTATTGGAGGTATTTCCGAAACCATGCGCGTAGGACACCTAGCAAGTGTTCATCAATTAGAACTTGCTCCGCACTGTTGGGGTTCTGCTTTCTCATTTATGGCAGGGCTCCATGTCGCATTTGCATCCCAGGCCGCAACAATCATTGAGTTTTCACTTGGAGGTAATCCTATGATGTATGATCTGGTCCACGAGCAGATTACAGTTACTGATGGCGTCATCGCGGCTCCAGTGGCACCGGGGCTGGGACTAACACCCAACTGGAATTTTATTAATGAGTTTAAACAGAAAATCTAA
- a CDS encoding sugar phosphate isomerase/epimerase family protein, protein MELSIHNWMRAETIETTIRRASSLGYTKIEIAGSPEHYDTKEVRKLLKQYGLSCWGSVTLMLGDRNLLAKDEAQRSKSIQYVKDVARMVKELDGHMISVVPGTVGKIIPDGRPEEEWQWAIDSLQDVYHYTQSSGILIGIEPINRFETYFVNRGDQALALAAAVGPDCGVCLDTFHMNIEEDDLYEAIKRAKGKLVGFHVADNNRMAPGMGTLNWSKILETLDQIGYNEVLSVEFCSPLDRTPANPYPNSIDEHPENLSPEQKKFLEDHGSASVSEEFYTMLTQKSFEILSKLIK, encoded by the coding sequence ATGGAATTATCGATACATAACTGGATGCGAGCCGAAACAATAGAAACAACAATTCGCAGAGCCTCCAGTTTAGGCTATACTAAAATTGAAATTGCTGGTAGTCCAGAACATTATGACACGAAAGAGGTCAGAAAACTTTTAAAACAATATGGATTATCATGTTGGGGCTCTGTCACATTGATGTTAGGAGATCGAAATTTACTGGCTAAAGATGAAGCTCAGCGCTCCAAATCCATACAATATGTCAAAGATGTGGCGCGCATGGTTAAGGAACTCGATGGTCACATGATCTCTGTGGTGCCCGGTACGGTGGGTAAAATCATACCCGACGGCAGACCCGAAGAAGAATGGCAATGGGCCATTGACTCACTACAAGACGTATATCACTACACACAGTCATCAGGCATATTGATCGGTATTGAACCAATCAATAGATTTGAAACCTATTTCGTTAACAGAGGTGATCAAGCATTAGCACTTGCTGCGGCCGTAGGTCCCGATTGCGGTGTGTGCCTTGACACCTTTCATATGAACATCGAAGAAGATGATCTCTATGAAGCAATCAAACGAGCCAAAGGAAAACTTGTTGGTTTCCATGTTGCCGACAACAATAGGATGGCTCCGGGAATGGGCACGCTGAATTGGAGTAAAATACTTGAAACACTCGATCAGATTGGTTATAACGAAGTGCTGTCTGTGGAATTTTGTTCACCTTTGGACCGTACTCCTGCAAACCCTTACCCCAATTCTATTGATGAGCATCCCGAAAACCTCTCTCCTGAACAAAAGAAATTTCTTGAAGATCATGGCAGTGCATCAGTTTCGGAAGAGTTTTATACAATGCTCACTCAGAAATCATTCGAGATTTTGTCCAAACTTATTAAGTAG
- a CDS encoding ThuA domain-containing protein codes for MKHLKSIICLITIGILLSNVSPSAGQSKKKTVKKPLIVFVTGDHEYSGEETLPMIAAELEKNYGMRTLVLKASPDYNSEENIPGLEALKDADLAIFYLRWRLLPADQVKHIDDYLKSGKPVIGFRTSTHAFNYPSGHPLEKWNAFGEFALGGPPGWGKGGHTHYGHNSSTDVSIIPTQSKNPILTGVDPNFHVRSWLYHVVPDYPSKGSTWLLMGKAVDPDKKAVENPVAWTWKTAAGGKVFTTTLGHPDDFNIASFQRLLINAIHWTVGKPIPKKWAGKIDINVPYRQQ; via the coding sequence ATGAAGCATCTAAAAAGCATTATATGTTTAATTACAATAGGCATATTGCTATCAAATGTATCTCCATCTGCTGGTCAAAGCAAAAAGAAAACAGTCAAAAAACCTCTAATTGTATTTGTAACGGGCGACCACGAATACAGTGGCGAAGAAACCCTGCCTATGATAGCAGCCGAACTTGAGAAAAACTATGGCATGCGAACTTTGGTGCTAAAAGCAAGTCCTGACTATAATTCAGAAGAAAATATCCCGGGACTAGAAGCTCTAAAAGATGCCGATCTTGCTATTTTCTACCTTCGTTGGAGACTATTACCTGCCGATCAAGTTAAACATATCGACGATTATTTAAAATCCGGAAAGCCGGTTATTGGTTTCAGAACCAGCACACATGCTTTTAATTATCCCAGTGGACATCCCTTGGAGAAATGGAATGCTTTTGGTGAATTTGCTTTGGGAGGTCCTCCAGGATGGGGCAAAGGTGGTCACACCCATTACGGTCATAATTCCAGTACCGATGTATCCATTATTCCCACACAAAGTAAAAATCCGATCTTAACAGGAGTAGATCCAAACTTTCATGTACGCTCCTGGTTGTACCATGTTGTACCCGATTATCCATCAAAAGGATCAACTTGGTTATTAATGGGAAAAGCTGTAGATCCAGATAAAAAAGCAGTTGAAAATCCTGTGGCGTGGACCTGGAAAACCGCTGCTGGAGGAAAAGTTTTCACAACAACACTTGGTCATCCCGATGATTTTAATATAGCAAGTTTTCAGCGGTTACTGATTAATGCCATACATTGGACTGTAGGAAAACCTATCCCTAAGAAATGGGCAGGAAAAATAGATATCAACGTTCCCTATAGACAACAATAG
- a CDS encoding MFS transporter, with protein sequence MHQIQTSKLFWASCLALLVTSLSFGIRAGMMDQLGIDFQLNATQLGTITATAFWGFPLAIVIGGFIVDIIGMKRLLVMAFLFHLAGILLTIFAQGYWSLFFSTLLIGIANGTVEAACNPLVAALYPQEKTTRLNYFHLWFPGGVVIGTLLVTLFVHLGIGWQFQVGMMLIPTVIYGYIFSKLDFPVTERVSSGYSTADMYKAVGSPLFLFLFLCMFMTAITELFTGQWISLLLKNVTDNAILLLTITTGIMVIGRAFAKPIVQKLAPQGVLLFSAIFAAAGLYMLGSFTGNAVFFAAIIFGIGVCYFWPTMIGFVAENIPQSGALGLNLIGGAGMFAVSIYTMIMGSYYDGLIIKHLPIGSNLDLYSSATEGTAEALAYTTAKNLAGPEVLQITLILPILLIFAFGGLYLYMKNKKEVGAYRQCSELKS encoded by the coding sequence ATGCATCAAATTCAAACATCTAAACTATTTTGGGCAAGTTGTCTCGCTCTTTTAGTCACTTCGCTTTCTTTCGGTATCCGTGCGGGTATGATGGATCAACTCGGCATTGATTTTCAATTAAATGCGACACAGTTGGGAACCATCACAGCTACAGCTTTTTGGGGATTTCCACTTGCCATCGTTATCGGTGGTTTTATTGTTGACATCATCGGGATGAAACGCCTTCTGGTGATGGCTTTCCTTTTTCATTTAGCAGGTATTCTATTGACCATCTTTGCACAAGGCTATTGGAGTCTTTTCTTCTCCACATTATTAATTGGCATTGCAAATGGTACGGTTGAAGCCGCTTGTAATCCATTAGTGGCCGCACTATATCCGCAAGAAAAGACAACTAGACTCAACTATTTCCATCTCTGGTTTCCTGGAGGTGTTGTGATAGGTACGTTATTGGTCACGCTATTTGTCCATCTGGGCATCGGATGGCAGTTCCAAGTTGGGATGATGTTAATTCCAACAGTTATTTATGGTTATATTTTCTCAAAGCTTGATTTCCCCGTTACAGAACGGGTATCCTCAGGATATTCCACTGCAGACATGTACAAGGCAGTAGGCTCTCCTTTATTTCTATTCCTATTTCTATGCATGTTTATGACCGCTATTACTGAACTATTTACAGGGCAATGGATTAGTTTACTGCTTAAAAATGTAACCGACAACGCCATTCTATTACTTACGATTACCACTGGAATTATGGTAATAGGCCGCGCGTTCGCAAAACCAATTGTTCAAAAACTTGCACCCCAAGGTGTGCTCCTTTTTTCAGCAATCTTTGCAGCAGCAGGTCTATATATGCTTGGTAGCTTTACAGGTAATGCTGTTTTCTTTGCAGCAATTATTTTTGGTATCGGTGTGTGTTACTTCTGGCCAACTATGATCGGTTTTGTTGCCGAAAATATTCCACAATCTGGAGCTTTGGGTTTAAATCTTATCGGTGGAGCTGGTATGTTTGCTGTTTCCATCTATACGATGATCATGGGCAGCTATTATGATGGATTAATCATAAAGCATTTACCAATTGGTTCCAATCTCGATCTGTATAGTTCAGCAACAGAAGGAACGGCAGAAGCTTTGGCATACACAACAGCTAAAAACCTAGCTGGGCCGGAAGTATTACAGATCACGTTAATACTTCCTATCCTATTGATCTTTGCTTTTGGAGGATTATACCTTTACATGAAAAACAAGAAAGAAGTAGGTGCCTATAGGCAGTGTAGTGAATTAAAAAGTTGA
- a CDS encoding FN3 associated domain-containing protein, whose translation MKITFKGFTEHALFALNIFIIFLLIFGKQISVPLWLQSFGRMHPMLLHFPIVLLLLAMLLEIFRYNKSYATLTLYHKFTSGLLLGGIFLATVTVIMGLLLSQEDGYSGSTLQWHKWTGVSLVFIFSFIYWIREKSWYNSPLSKMFALLTIISLLLTGHYGAILTHGENFVLAPVTPTPEKVSIEQAMIYQDVILPIFTAKCASCHNMEKAKGSLNLTDAASMLKGGKNGKLFVPGNPQISLLLQRLHLPVEDEKRMPPKGKPELTATEIAVLTLWIKGNAQLDKKVIDLPQQDSLRILASTTLGPSPSMAQQYDFAAASEATVKKLNNDYRVISILDKGSPALSVNIYNKTIYKPEALKELTEIKRQIVSLNLNGLPVQDEELKTISTFENLRKLNLNFTAIKGDGLKHLLPLKQLNTLSLSGTAVNFNTVKQLVAMKNLKELSLWRTDIKENEIGQLKQLAKGIRIITGFKDDGKSPIKLNQPHLSTTVSIFKNRIPLQIKHPINGVEIRYTTDGTEPDSLKSPLYDKEIEIKESVTLKTKAYKTGWYGSDVLTFNFYQSRYSPDSIAFIVAPSEKYKGDGPKTLTDLQLGSFDIQNGKWIGYNENMALMLFFKEQLPLKSISVNMMKKIQTHILPPQEFEVWGGTNEKNMRLLQRVKNPMPQKDEADAFIKMEVKFKSQSISCIKIVGKNFKKLPEWHAGKGQPAWIFMDEILLN comes from the coding sequence ATGAAAATTACCTTCAAAGGATTTACAGAACATGCACTGTTTGCGCTAAATATTTTTATCATCTTTTTATTAATATTTGGAAAACAGATCTCGGTACCACTATGGCTTCAATCATTTGGAAGAATGCATCCCATGCTACTACATTTTCCAATTGTGCTATTGCTATTGGCGATGCTGCTTGAAATTTTTCGTTACAATAAATCCTATGCAACATTAACCCTATATCACAAATTTACATCGGGACTACTGCTAGGTGGTATTTTCTTGGCAACAGTAACGGTCATTATGGGTTTATTACTATCACAAGAAGATGGTTACAGCGGAAGTACTTTACAGTGGCACAAATGGACCGGCGTAAGTCTTGTCTTTATATTTTCTTTCATTTATTGGATACGGGAAAAATCATGGTACAATTCTCCACTTTCAAAAATGTTTGCCTTGCTCACTATTATTTCACTTCTTCTTACGGGGCATTATGGAGCCATATTGACCCATGGCGAAAATTTCGTACTCGCTCCTGTCACACCCACCCCAGAAAAAGTCTCAATAGAGCAAGCGATGATCTATCAAGACGTGATTCTACCTATTTTTACAGCCAAATGCGCCAGTTGCCACAATATGGAAAAAGCAAAAGGAAGCTTAAACCTCACTGACGCAGCATCTATGTTAAAAGGTGGCAAAAATGGAAAACTATTTGTTCCCGGCAATCCCCAAATCAGTTTATTATTGCAACGCCTTCATCTTCCAGTTGAAGATGAAAAAAGAATGCCTCCAAAAGGAAAACCCGAACTTACTGCCACAGAAATAGCTGTACTGACCCTCTGGATAAAAGGAAATGCACAATTGGATAAAAAAGTAATCGATTTACCACAGCAAGATTCTTTACGCATACTAGCTTCTACAACTTTAGGCCCATCACCTTCAATGGCACAACAATATGATTTTGCAGCGGCATCAGAGGCAACGGTCAAAAAACTAAATAATGATTATCGGGTTATTTCCATCCTCGATAAAGGCTCCCCTGCTCTGTCTGTTAATATCTATAACAAAACGATTTACAAACCAGAAGCGCTAAAAGAATTGACAGAAATAAAAAGACAGATTGTATCTCTCAACTTAAACGGATTACCCGTGCAAGACGAAGAACTAAAAACGATCAGCACATTTGAAAATTTACGTAAACTGAATCTCAACTTCACAGCTATTAAAGGCGACGGACTGAAGCATTTACTTCCATTAAAACAGTTAAATACCCTATCACTATCTGGTACAGCAGTAAATTTCAATACCGTGAAGCAACTTGTTGCTATGAAAAACCTAAAAGAGCTATCATTATGGCGAACTGATATAAAGGAAAATGAAATTGGCCAATTGAAACAATTAGCAAAAGGAATTCGCATTATTACAGGCTTTAAAGACGACGGAAAGAGTCCCATAAAGCTAAACCAGCCACATTTAAGTACAACCGTTTCTATTTTCAAAAATAGAATACCATTACAGATTAAACATCCCATCAACGGTGTAGAGATCAGGTATACAACCGATGGAACCGAACCCGATAGTTTAAAGTCACCTCTTTACGACAAAGAAATTGAAATTAAAGAGTCCGTTACATTAAAAACTAAAGCATATAAAACCGGATGGTACGGTAGTGATGTCTTGACTTTTAACTTTTATCAAAGTCGCTACAGCCCCGACAGCATTGCATTTATAGTAGCGCCAAGTGAAAAATATAAAGGTGACGGACCGAAGACATTGACAGATTTACAACTCGGCAGCTTTGACATCCAGAATGGCAAATGGATCGGTTACAATGAAAACATGGCATTAATGCTATTTTTCAAAGAACAGCTACCCCTCAAATCTATATCGGTCAACATGATGAAAAAAATCCAAACACATATCCTTCCCCCACAGGAATTTGAAGTATGGGGTGGTACTAACGAAAAAAACATGCGCTTATTGCAACGTGTAAAAAATCCAATGCCACAAAAAGATGAAGCAGATGCATTTATCAAGATGGAAGTAAAATTTAAATCGCAATCAATCTCCTGCATCAAAATTGTAGGTAAAAACTTCAAAAAATTACCAGAATGGCACGCCGGAAAAGGACAACCAGCTTGGATATTTATGGATGAAATACTTTTAAACTAA
- a CDS encoding 6-bladed beta-propeller has protein sequence MERRSFIKNTATLSASFFIMKDLMAKPKGPIYGHHNMRYTLDNKWGQLNPLKNPVNDCHEMVQDKKGRIILLTNETKNNILIYNKSGKLLNSWGHDFPGAHGLTIANEGKQESLFITDTDRHQVFKTTLDGNILKTIDCPMETGLYQKKEEFVPTEVAVADNGDFYIADGYGLQYVFHYNADGKLQGYFGGRGKEVKHLDNAHGVCVDKRSGNPTLLVTDRTRNCFKRFDMNGNLLEVIALPGACICRPVIKNENLYAAVLRSPDLNKADSGFVTILDKNNKVISNIGGTIPVYSNGTLQPMAQELQILHNPHDVCIDDDENIYVAQWASGKVYPYKFTRV, from the coding sequence ATGGAAAGAAGATCATTTATCAAAAATACAGCAACCTTATCTGCAAGTTTCTTCATTATGAAGGACCTCATGGCCAAACCAAAAGGTCCAATATACGGACATCATAACATGCGCTACACACTTGATAACAAATGGGGACAATTAAATCCGCTCAAAAACCCAGTAAATGACTGCCATGAAATGGTCCAAGATAAAAAAGGACGTATTATACTATTAACCAATGAAACTAAAAATAATATCTTAATTTATAACAAATCGGGTAAATTATTAAACTCCTGGGGCCATGATTTTCCAGGTGCACATGGATTGACCATCGCCAATGAAGGCAAACAAGAATCGCTATTTATTACAGATACCGATAGGCATCAGGTTTTTAAAACCACATTAGATGGCAACATATTAAAAACCATCGATTGTCCTATGGAAACCGGTTTATATCAAAAAAAAGAAGAATTTGTGCCGACTGAAGTCGCTGTTGCAGACAATGGCGATTTCTATATTGCCGATGGTTATGGCTTGCAGTATGTCTTTCATTATAATGCTGACGGGAAGCTACAGGGCTACTTTGGAGGAAGAGGAAAAGAAGTAAAACATTTGGACAATGCTCATGGGGTTTGCGTAGATAAAAGAAGTGGAAATCCGACCTTACTGGTTACTGACCGTACACGCAACTGCTTTAAACGTTTTGATATGAACGGCAATCTCCTAGAAGTCATCGCATTGCCAGGAGCATGCATCTGCCGGCCAGTCATCAAAAATGAAAATCTTTATGCTGCTGTTTTAAGATCTCCTGATCTCAATAAAGCAGACAGTGGTTTCGTTACGATTCTAGACAAAAACAATAAGGTAATATCCAATATTGGTGGTACCATCCCAGTATATAGCAATGGCACCTTACAGCCCATGGCCCAAGAATTACAAATATTACATAACCCACATGATGTTTGCATCGATGACGACGAAAATATCTACGTAGCACAATGGGCATCAGGAAAAGTATATCCCTATAAATTTACACGAGTCTAA
- a CDS encoding DUF1501 domain-containing protein: MDKNILEHGLNFNRRRFLSKLSLGLGSVALGSLLIPDLFEGGFEQAGLPSGIPDFAPKAKRVIYLFQNGAPSQLESFDYKPKLREMMGQELPESIRGAQRLTGMTANQASFPLVGSYYDFKQYGESRAWISDLFPHTAKVVDDICIIKSMFTEAINHDPALTFFQSGAQQGNRPSMGAWLSYGLGSENKNLPAYTVLLSRGKGNGQGVYSKLWSNGFLDSTHQGVQFSSGEDPVLYLKDPDGLNRFERRKMLDQLAAMNDLSYQEFGDPEINAKVQQYEMAYRMQTAVPEVTDLSKEPDDIIKLYGADCLNPGTFAANCLLARKLSENGVRFVQLYHQGWDQHGNLPTEMAGQAKDVDQASAALITDLKQRGLLDETLVIWGGEFGRTNYSQGAMTKDNYGRDHHPRCFSIWMAGGGVKPGIVYGESDELGYNIIKDPVHVHDFHATILHQLGLNHEKLTYKHLGRRYRLTDVAGKVINDILV; the protein is encoded by the coding sequence ATGGACAAAAATATTTTAGAACATGGTCTTAATTTCAATAGACGTCGATTCCTTTCAAAACTAAGTTTAGGCTTAGGCAGTGTAGCATTGGGATCTTTGCTCATTCCCGATCTATTTGAAGGAGGCTTTGAGCAAGCAGGACTTCCCTCGGGTATTCCAGATTTTGCTCCTAAAGCAAAGCGTGTAATTTATCTCTTTCAGAATGGGGCTCCATCACAACTCGAATCTTTCGATTATAAACCCAAACTCAGAGAAATGATGGGTCAAGAGCTTCCTGAATCCATACGGGGAGCACAAAGGCTTACAGGTATGACTGCCAATCAGGCGTCATTCCCTTTAGTAGGTTCCTACTATGATTTCAAACAATATGGAGAGTCGCGTGCATGGATCAGCGATTTATTTCCACATACAGCAAAAGTTGTTGACGATATCTGTATCATTAAATCTATGTTCACAGAAGCGATCAATCATGATCCCGCACTGACATTTTTTCAAAGTGGTGCACAACAAGGAAACAGACCCAGTATGGGTGCTTGGCTTAGTTATGGTCTAGGAAGTGAAAATAAAAACCTCCCGGCGTACACTGTATTATTATCACGCGGAAAAGGTAATGGTCAGGGTGTCTACTCCAAGTTGTGGAGCAACGGTTTTCTAGACTCGACCCATCAGGGCGTACAGTTCAGCAGTGGTGAAGATCCAGTGCTTTACCTAAAAGACCCTGATGGCTTAAATCGTTTTGAACGCAGAAAAATGCTTGATCAATTAGCCGCGATGAATGACCTCTCCTATCAGGAATTTGGCGATCCAGAGATCAATGCCAAGGTACAGCAATATGAAATGGCCTATCGTATGCAAACTGCAGTTCCAGAAGTCACTGATCTTTCTAAAGAACCCGATGATATCATCAAACTGTATGGCGCAGACTGCCTTAATCCCGGTACTTTTGCGGCCAATTGCCTACTTGCAAGAAAACTTAGTGAAAACGGAGTCCGTTTTGTTCAGCTCTATCATCAAGGTTGGGATCAACATGGTAACTTACCCACAGAAATGGCAGGTCAGGCAAAAGATGTAGACCAAGCATCGGCAGCATTAATTACAGATCTCAAACAAAGAGGTCTATTGGATGAAACACTCGTCATCTGGGGAGGAGAATTTGGACGAACCAATTACAGCCAAGGCGCCATGACCAAAGATAATTATGGGCGTGATCATCATCCCCGTTGCTTCAGTATATGGATGGCAGGTGGCGGAGTCAAACCAGGAATCGTATACGGTGAATCCGATGAACTAGGATATAACATCATCAAAGATCCTGTTCATGTGCATGACTTTCATGCCACAATCCTACATCAGCTCGGATTAAACCATGAAAAACTCACCTATAAACATCTAGGCAGACGTTATAGATTAACCGATGTCGCAGGAAAAGTAATCAATGACATATTAGTATAA